AAagtgttattttctttaaaaaattagttaaAGATTAGCTttaataaattagattttattaatttactataaaattttataaaattcatctAAATTGTCTCatattttgaaattagaattattcttatatatctaatcttctgttgttttttatttattgttttgaaCAGATGTGAGGAGCACAACCTTACGTTTCCTAAAGTATACCATTAAAACACAAGACTAACAGCCAGCTTTGAAATATGTGATTGTACTATATTTTAATGGCTTATATATGATGATTATACTTAAGAATCATTACTTTCCATGGAAAAAAGGttcttcatatataatattaattatattttattatcctgTAATTTATACCATCACacaatttgaatatattttattaatataaaattaaatttatgaataatattttatatcaattataaaaaaaagagatagataccatatatatacacacacacgcgcgcacagacatacatatgtgCGTATGTAACACGATACGcagattaaaataattacaaaagaattaataaatatataaatatataacttaaataatcaaatctttcttttgaattGGATATCAGATTGTATCTATATTGCacgtgtattataaaaaattaatacaagatagaaataaacatGGAATGTAAATTAAATGGTTATTCTAGAGATTTTCtacatacaaaattataatatcaataatagatttttttgcTTGAGATACAATTTGATTTACTAATATTCTGGAAGAACTATTTATGTATTTGCAAGGCACTTTATATGACTTCAAGATTTCTTATGCATTCCTATTGTcatatttacgatattttttaacgGGACcacatataaaaatacatctGTTGCCAATgtggtaaatatttttctattggtTCTGTTAAAAGTTTAGCCAAAGGCACTTTTGCAGACAAAATTTTCAGTATTGCTATTATTTTAAGACGACTGTAATTGTCATAAAAAGGTGAACGTAAGATATATAGTAGTATACCTAATCTTCtttgataaatttctttccattcttctTTGTTAAGCGCAGCTGCCTTTCCGTAATGATTAAATATCTGTAAACtggaaaaaagattatttcatactTTTATTGTTCTTCTTCCATGTTGATAttctttgattaaaaattctttgctACCTAGATAAATCAATGATTAAAGACAAAAACCATGGTTGCCAATTCGCTTTTCCGGTTGCAGATAAACAACCAAGATGAATCAAtggttttattatataaaaagtctgaaaagaaaaaaagaagaaattttggaACATTGTTTGATGtaatgataaaagataattatattcgaCCTCTGCTAATTTCAACATCCGTTTAGATATAAAAGCGTTATCaacattctcattctcatccCTCATAGATGGTATAGGTGCCCAGACCCTTGTTTGTACAGATCTAGAGGTTCTAATACTTCTGACTACGATACCACTTCGTTTCAACTGAAATCCTTCTCTCATTTTAACATCTTTATCgcatatatttactttatttctatttagtGGCTTAATGGAAGGACTTTTCACTAGATTTTCTTTGTAGACAAATATCAAGCATAGTCTCATTACAGCCCTATAAatcaaaagaatataaattactttatcgtacaattttattagctgattataataataagcaagcttacttaaatatttgtataatcgCAATAATGAGCCATTTCCCTGACTTTCCCCAGATTCTATGCGCGGTTACTTCAAATAAAGCTTCTGTATACTCCAACACGGTTAACCAGATTTTAATGTTTAACTGCAATTTTGGTATTTTCAAATTCATATACTTGCCACTTGATATCAATAAATCATTAAacaattcaattaaatttggTATGGAATAAATAAGTTCCGATGCCAATGTAGAATTGTTAAATCGacctataaaaaaagatatgccaggaaagaaaaatgccCACAacgaaaatgagaaatataaatagacttttaaatttaataccaGCTGTAAAGTAAGAGAAACATCTTACTGTACTCTCCAAATCTGCCAGTAATTGTGGATTAGATTGTACCCAATGTTTATAAGATGTGATCAATTCGAGGAATCCTGAATTGATGGCATCCATGATTATTTTGACGAGTTGAGGGTTAATTGAACTGTTAGTAATCTTTCTATAGCTTATCAACTTATTCTCTATTTAAACAGAAATAAACGTTTTGTGTACCTTCATGAATGtccgaataaaatttcttactATGTTTCGTTCATAGTTGAATTCTAAGCAAACTGGACCAACCAGACGACTGACCAATGATTTGTATCTCTTGTATGATGACCTGCGCCAAATAGTAGACACGACCAACCAGCAAACGAACATACGACGGTAATTTTACGCGACACGATATTTAGAATAAAACGAACAATGAATTAAAATCTATGATCTTGACATACGATAATTGTCAACAATTAATTAACTTTgaatttcatttacttttctttcatcgagtttaattcaattttcaattCAGAATAAATTCGGTGAATAATTCCAAGTGATTTTCTCACCACGTGCGTTCTCACGATGGTTTTTTAACATAACAAATATCGATGATGATCGtgatcgttaaataaatttaatattaaatatgtgtatgtatatttatgtataaaattctttatttaatagaattttcaaatatctcaTTTGGTTAGTAAATCTGTGTGCATTGAATATTATCGGTACATATGCAAATTATTAATCTGCAGAAG
This DNA window, taken from Vespula vulgaris chromosome 19, iyVesVulg1.1, whole genome shotgun sequence, encodes the following:
- the LOC127070707 gene encoding peroxisomal membrane protein PEX16; amino-acid sequence: MDAINSGFLELITSYKHWVQSNPQLLADLESTVRCFSYFTAGRFNNSTLASELIYSIPNLIELFNDLLISSGKYMNLKIPKLQLNIKIWLTVLEYTEALFEVTAHRIWGKSGKWLIIAIIQIFKAVMRLCLIFVYKENLVKSPSIKPLNRNKVNICDKDVKMREGFQLKRSGIVVRSIRTSRSVQTRVWAPIPSMRDENENVDNAFISKRMLKLAETFYIIKPLIHLGCLSATGKANWQPWFLSLIIDLSSLQIFNHYGKAAALNKEEWKEIYQRRLGILLYILRSPFYDNYSRLKIIAILKILSAKVPLAKLLTEPIEKYLPHWQQMYFYMWSR